In Mustela nigripes isolate SB6536 chromosome 10, MUSNIG.SB6536, whole genome shotgun sequence, one DNA window encodes the following:
- the NSL1 gene encoding kinetochore-associated protein NSL1 homolog isoform X2 yields MAGAPVVVPSPPRDVEGATGADDGDSAAATSREDFRVRCTSKRAVTEMLELCGRFVEKLGDTLPEEIREPALRDVQWTFESAVQENVSINGQAWQEASDSFMESDIKILEDQFDEIIVDIATKRKQYPRKILECVVKTIKAKQEILKQYYPVVHPMDLKYDPDPDCINLFIRKSESTHVHVQAREELMERDKHIPC; encoded by the exons ATGGCGGGGGCTCCTGTGGTAGTCCCTTCCCCTCCGCGGGACGTGGAGGGGGCGACCGGGGCGGACGACGGGGACTCGGCCGCCGCCACCTCCCGAGAGGACTTCCGGGTGCGCTGCACCTCGAAGCGGGCCGTGACGGAAATGCTAGAGCTGTGCGGCCGCTTTGTGGAAAAGCTCGGGGACACGCTGCCAGAGGAGATTCGGGAGCCCGCGCTGCGAGATGTGCAGTGG ACTTTTGAATCAGCTGTGCAAGAGAACGTCAGCATTAATGGACAAGCATGGCAGGAAGCTTCAGATAGTTTTATGG AGTCTGATATCAAAATACTTGAAGATCAGTTTGATGAAATCATAGTAGATATAGCCACAAAACGTAAGCAGTATCCTAGAAAGATCCTTGAATGTGTCGTCAAAAccataaaagcaaaacaagaaattCTG AAGCAGTACTACCCTGTTGTACATCCAATGGACCTCAAATATGACCCTGATCCAG attgtattaatttgtttatcagaaagagtgagagcacacatgTGCACGTGCAAGCCAGGGAGGAGCTaatggagagggacaagcacattccgtgctga